A genomic window from Anthocerotibacter panamensis C109 includes:
- a CDS encoding RAMP superfamily CRISPR-associated protein, whose protein sequence is MTSSRLPNRQQTANEISPKPYEMVPLSREQPIRARPAGQDAFKSEGRLSGKIHLQLTVKTPVSVGSGVVMMGSDLSKETSSIPLIKTAVRRDQRLVIPGSSLKGVVRSTYEAITRSCLCKTTARGPQIPSGYQECKKNAVGVCPACQVFGAMNWQGLIQFSDALCDQTGFGRGFMPSLYRPRPKQASIYLAKGKVQGRKFYYHAVRAIDKGQQGIPVQQAQEGTTFSTSLRFMNLTPAELGTLLIVLGQDAKHPMALKIGAGKPIGMGTVVVAVTRLEHFKNLRERYSSYINSGTEILSGDAFKQAIQPMLRAAHQNLVQVTQLQALIQVLQYPTTREAPRGMY, encoded by the coding sequence ATGACTAGCTCTCGTCTCCCCAACCGGCAGCAGACCGCCAATGAGATCTCTCCCAAGCCCTACGAGATGGTTCCTCTGTCGCGCGAACAACCCATCCGCGCTCGACCCGCAGGGCAAGATGCTTTTAAGAGCGAGGGACGTTTGAGCGGGAAGATTCATCTACAACTGACTGTAAAAACTCCAGTTTCGGTAGGTTCTGGCGTTGTCATGATGGGCAGTGACCTGTCCAAAGAGACAAGCTCTATACCCCTCATCAAAACAGCAGTGCGCCGAGACCAGCGGTTAGTCATCCCTGGAAGTTCTTTGAAAGGGGTGGTCCGCTCCACCTATGAAGCTATTACCCGGAGTTGCCTGTGTAAAACCACGGCACGTGGTCCACAAATCCCCTCAGGCTATCAGGAATGTAAAAAGAATGCTGTCGGAGTCTGTCCAGCTTGCCAAGTATTTGGAGCAATGAACTGGCAGGGCTTGATCCAGTTCAGCGATGCCCTGTGTGACCAAACAGGCTTTGGGCGGGGCTTCATGCCCTCGCTCTATCGACCGCGCCCAAAACAGGCGAGCATTTACTTAGCAAAGGGTAAAGTCCAGGGGCGTAAGTTCTACTACCACGCAGTGAGGGCTATCGACAAAGGGCAGCAGGGTATCCCAGTGCAGCAGGCGCAGGAAGGGACCACATTTTCCACCAGCCTGCGGTTTATGAACCTGACCCCGGCGGAACTAGGTACACTCCTGATCGTGCTGGGGCAGGACGCTAAGCATCCGATGGCTTTAAAGATTGGAGCAGGTAAGCCTATTGGAATGGGTACTGTAGTCGTTGCCGTGACGCGCCTAGAGCACTTCAAGAATTTGCGGGAGCGCTACTCTTCTTACATCAATTCAGGTACGGAGATCCTCTCCGGGGATGCATTCAAGCAGGCCATCCAGCCAATGCTCCGCGCTGCCCATCAAAATCTGGTACAGGTGACTCAACTCCAGGCTCTAATCCAAGTCCTCCAGTATCCCACCACCCGCGAAGCTCCCCGAGGGATGTACTAA
- the csx7 gene encoding type III CRISPR-associated RAMP protein Csx7, protein MPDKFKGFDTFKSRLEITGTLWTVTALRIGAGRSLEPIGSDLPVVKDALGRPYIPGASFKGALRSRLESFLRGIVGSDRKLVANPAVEGEWSITSQEINKLKKNLKEDHALTEAILAETDLVSYLFGSPWLASKFQVRDLTVLPDSWFGQYQERDGVAIDRDTETASDGKLYDFQIVPAGTPFSFRVVVENAEAWELGLLMIGLHQFQTEQIPLGGGRSRGLGVVRLELDPMRYFEAQNGPELLEYLQKLVAGDSSAYTEVPEEQKLKWTEALLTHLRTELSSTAQLVPVEE, encoded by the coding sequence ATGCCTGATAAGTTCAAAGGCTTTGACACATTCAAAAGTCGCTTAGAAATCACCGGGACACTCTGGACTGTGACAGCCCTCCGCATCGGCGCAGGTCGCTCACTAGAACCGATTGGATCGGATCTGCCTGTGGTAAAAGATGCCTTGGGCCGTCCCTATATCCCCGGAGCCAGTTTCAAGGGAGCCCTGCGTTCTAGATTAGAGAGCTTTTTGCGGGGAATTGTTGGTAGTGACCGTAAGCTAGTGGCTAATCCAGCAGTAGAAGGTGAATGGTCCATTACTTCACAAGAAATCAATAAGTTAAAGAAAAATCTCAAGGAAGATCATGCACTAACTGAGGCCATTCTTGCTGAAACAGATCTCGTTTCATATCTCTTTGGCTCACCCTGGCTTGCTAGCAAGTTTCAGGTGCGCGACTTGACCGTGCTCCCAGATAGCTGGTTCGGACAGTATCAGGAACGGGATGGTGTGGCGATTGACCGGGACACAGAGACAGCCTCTGATGGAAAACTCTACGACTTTCAGATCGTTCCCGCTGGCACTCCATTCTCCTTTCGTGTGGTAGTTGAGAATGCCGAAGCTTGGGAGTTAGGGCTCTTGATGATTGGTCTGCACCAATTCCAAACCGAGCAAATTCCTTTGGGCGGGGGCCGTTCCCGTGGGTTGGGTGTGGTGCGTCTGGAACTTGACCCGATGCGCTACTTTGAAGCACAGAATGGCCCTGAGTTGTTGGAGTACCTTCAGAAGCTAGTGGCTGGAGACAGCAGTGCCTACACCGAGGTTCCCGAAGAACAAAAGCTTAAATGGACTGAAGCCCTGCTAACCCATCTCCGCACCGAACTTTCTAGCACTGCCCAGCTCGTTCCGGTAGAGGAGTAA
- a CDS encoding RAMP superfamily CRISPR-associated protein: protein MIRLQELTTNPVISLPITAIIDTALCVGAGGSSGSLADKPILRNAQGQLLIPASQLKGRLRHECEKLARGLGWVICGSPVAGSMCPKPRSEGTHCFICQIFGNPVLPSRVIFDDLVCTIDLKDYPEVLRPGVTINRARRTAEDQKLYFLETSPANTGLEFSAEIHLLPEAPTYTQALLCAGLKHIHALGGSKSTGLGWLQWKRLPKPENAGVWQELLPGGAA from the coding sequence ATGATCCGCCTACAGGAGTTAACGACAAATCCTGTTATTTCCCTGCCCATCACCGCCATTATTGACACCGCCCTCTGTGTGGGAGCGGGTGGCTCCTCCGGTTCTCTAGCGGACAAGCCCATCCTCCGCAACGCCCAGGGACAACTGCTCATCCCCGCTTCCCAACTCAAGGGCCGCCTGCGCCACGAGTGCGAGAAATTAGCCCGAGGGCTAGGTTGGGTCATTTGTGGATCGCCCGTGGCGGGGAGTATGTGTCCTAAACCGAGAAGTGAGGGTACGCATTGTTTCATCTGTCAGATTTTTGGGAATCCGGTCCTGCCCTCACGGGTTATCTTCGATGATCTAGTCTGTACTATTGACCTCAAGGACTACCCAGAAGTGCTACGCCCCGGCGTGACCATTAACCGGGCGCGACGCACCGCTGAGGACCAAAAACTGTACTTCCTAGAGACCTCCCCCGCCAACACTGGACTTGAATTCAGCGCAGAGATTCACCTACTCCCAGAAGCTCCTACGTATACCCAAGCCTTGCTCTGTGCGGGTCTCAAACATATCCATGCCCTAGGCGGCAGCAAGTCTACGGGGCTGGGCTGGCTTCAGTGGAAAAGACTACCTAAGCCAGAAAATGCTGGTGTTTGGCAGGAGCTATTGCCGGGAGGAGCGGCATGA
- a CDS encoding putative CRISPR-associated protein, which translates to MRRVIVSTVGTSLLTNQIIRSAPSEKDWYNQLRDTANFTAQQMPEEILEILEILQKRATQKLNQSSTTIIRSASAELNGIYGLYQEQLERGSQDMHWLIATDTIQGLITAQVVELFLQSKGLIAQIYTPKGLSTANTRSFAEGVDDLLTQLRPMTEGYDKVCFNLVGGFKSLQAYLNTIGMFYADEIIYIFEGANSEIITIPRLPIKIDETTIKPYATQFALMAAGAEVKRSELLGIQETLIYAVEDEVILSNWGKLVWNQAKNQILSGDLLTLPRVHYEESFKKDYRDISDEKQSIKLQEVLAKISSLLVKYSGDTAYLKGDGGVLYEVYVNKGGIAHFRVTQGLRVSCIAEGGNLKLRHYGSHDYVNNNP; encoded by the coding sequence ATGCGCCGCGTCATTGTTTCCACTGTTGGTACCAGTCTACTTACCAATCAAATCATCCGCTCGGCACCGTCAGAGAAAGACTGGTACAATCAACTTCGAGATACCGCTAATTTCACCGCTCAGCAAATGCCAGAGGAGATCTTAGAGATTCTTGAAATTCTCCAAAAAAGAGCTACTCAAAAACTCAATCAAAGCTCAACGACTATAATTCGGAGCGCCAGTGCCGAGTTGAATGGGATTTATGGTCTTTACCAGGAGCAGTTGGAGCGGGGCAGCCAGGATATGCATTGGCTTATCGCCACTGATACAATCCAGGGTTTAATAACTGCCCAAGTTGTCGAATTATTTCTGCAATCTAAAGGACTCATTGCCCAAATCTACACACCAAAAGGTCTATCAACAGCCAACACAAGAAGCTTTGCTGAGGGTGTTGACGACCTTTTGACACAACTGAGGCCTATGACAGAAGGATATGATAAAGTGTGCTTCAATTTAGTTGGTGGCTTTAAAAGCTTGCAGGCTTACCTCAACACAATTGGCATGTTTTATGCCGATGAAATTATTTATATTTTTGAGGGAGCAAACTCTGAGATTATTACAATTCCTCGCTTGCCTATCAAGATAGATGAAACTACAATTAAACCTTATGCCACTCAATTTGCACTGATGGCAGCAGGCGCAGAAGTCAAACGCTCAGAACTCCTAGGCATTCAAGAAACTTTAATTTATGCTGTCGAAGATGAAGTGATCCTCTCTAACTGGGGTAAACTTGTCTGGAATCAAGCCAAAAACCAAATTCTCTCGGGAGACTTGCTCACTTTACCGCGAGTTCACTACGAAGAATCTTTCAAGAAAGACTACAGAGATATAAGCGATGAAAAACAGTCTATTAAACTCCAAGAAGTATTGGCAAAAATTTCTTCTTTACTTGTCAAATACAGTGGGGACACTGCCTATCTCAAAGGTGATGGTGGGGTACTGTATGAGGTCTATGTCAATAAAGGAGGTATTGCTCATTTTCGTGTTACGCAGGGGTTGCGCGTTAGCTGTATAGCTGAGGGAGGAAATTTGAAATTGAGGCATTACGGGTCTCATGACTACGTCAACAACAATCCCTAG
- the csx10 gene encoding type III-D CRISPR-associated RAMP protein Csx10, with product MKRIQLTIKALAPLAIGRQKPGGSVSETEKYIPGTVLRGAIAAQVLQQFNRQYPNQPQDLTTESGGDFQKLFLGEKAAIFHNAYPAGDPETDDIRVLPATAVSSKTKAGFQPKKSGVFDTLIDRFCAEGYGLVYDPDAPGRAGERVEPYSGFYTSSTEQYTTCSAGTRMLTRVGINRRRATAEEQILYSIEVLNETATDANSDKTRPTLFQGAVLIEDDALAEDLKNFVESHPFRLGGGASRGLGKVEIRASIQPINSQVTDRIEAFNCALSKRWDEWKVFKVPARQGFAATRTYFTLDIQSEAILTDQWRRTVVLSPQMLCYLTKVDDTSLQLHTAYTSYDYRSGWNSAWGLMKDVDLVTNRGGVYLFSTEQPQRWTDALKYLELWGIGERTVEGFGQVRVCDEFHLIFREEAK from the coding sequence ATGAAGCGCATTCAACTAACGATCAAAGCACTTGCTCCCCTCGCTATCGGTCGCCAGAAACCCGGTGGCTCGGTGAGTGAAACCGAGAAATATATCCCTGGCACCGTGCTCCGGGGAGCTATTGCCGCTCAAGTCCTCCAGCAATTTAATCGCCAGTACCCCAACCAGCCGCAAGACCTCACGACAGAGAGCGGAGGCGACTTCCAGAAGCTATTTCTGGGTGAGAAAGCAGCTATTTTTCACAATGCCTATCCTGCGGGAGACCCGGAAACGGACGATATCCGCGTTTTACCTGCTACCGCTGTTAGTTCCAAGACCAAGGCAGGCTTTCAACCAAAGAAGAGCGGAGTATTTGATACTTTAATCGACCGCTTCTGTGCTGAGGGGTACGGCCTCGTCTATGACCCCGACGCACCTGGTAGGGCCGGTGAGCGGGTGGAGCCCTATAGTGGTTTTTACACCTCCAGCACAGAGCAGTACACCACGTGTTCCGCAGGTACCCGCATGTTGACCCGAGTCGGGATCAATCGCCGTCGGGCTACGGCTGAGGAGCAAATTCTCTATAGCATCGAGGTTTTGAACGAAACCGCCACCGATGCCAACTCCGATAAGACGAGACCGACTCTGTTTCAAGGAGCAGTTCTGATCGAAGATGATGCTCTTGCGGAAGACCTCAAAAATTTCGTTGAAAGTCATCCTTTTCGTCTTGGGGGCGGGGCTTCGCGGGGTCTAGGAAAAGTTGAAATTCGTGCCAGCATTCAACCGATTAATTCTCAAGTTACCGACCGTATTGAGGCATTTAATTGTGCTCTAAGCAAGAGATGGGATGAATGGAAGGTCTTCAAGGTTCCTGCTCGTCAAGGATTCGCGGCTACCCGTACCTATTTCACCCTAGATATACAGTCTGAGGCTATTCTCACCGACCAGTGGCGACGCACGGTTGTACTCTCCCCCCAGATGCTCTGCTACCTTACGAAAGTAGATGATACCTCGCTACAGCTTCACACTGCCTACACCAGCTACGATTATCGTTCGGGCTGGAATAGCGCCTGGGGCTTAATGAAGGATGTGGACCTCGTCACCAATCGCGGGGGTGTCTATCTCTTTAGTACTGAGCAGCCCCAACGCTGGACCGATGCTCTAAAATACCTAGAACTATGGGGAATTGGTGAGCGCACGGTTGAAGGCTTTGGTCAAGTTCGCGTGTGTGATGAATTTCATTTGATTTTTAGAGAGGAGGCCAAGTGA
- a CDS encoding RAMP superfamily CRISPR-associated protein — translation MHKRLVNQCTIDITLVPNGPILIKAGKEGADPTKPDMEFVETYHQGGRTIYLPGSSLKGAIRAHAERIVRTVGQDRRDANRPGQLWASDPLSTDAHNNPNLYLEKWKKQNKNHHNPGPELYKQSCFVSQMFGNTSLASRIRIEDAYPDPNAPLKIEERNGVAIDRVYGSVAVGPFNYQVCTAGAFRTKIHLKNFALPQLGLIGLVLRDLNDGWFGLGFAKSRGLGLVEVQLNAAVVQYPGCVLREDGCISGIGSEVSWARNMLLGAGMFLSDKEREPYGFPANDCQEVPVVAGVMPLGFGVQLTWQGAEQVPNLFTRAVDAWKQVITGAVR, via the coding sequence ATGCATAAGCGTCTGGTCAATCAATGCACAATCGATATTACTCTGGTCCCCAATGGACCTATTTTGATTAAAGCCGGTAAAGAAGGAGCAGATCCCACCAAGCCTGATATGGAGTTTGTCGAGACCTACCACCAAGGTGGGCGCACCATCTATCTACCTGGCAGTTCGCTCAAAGGGGCAATTCGCGCCCATGCCGAACGAATTGTCCGCACAGTGGGACAAGACCGGCGTGATGCTAACCGCCCAGGTCAACTCTGGGCGAGTGATCCTCTTAGTACAGATGCTCACAATAACCCTAACCTATATTTGGAGAAGTGGAAAAAACAGAATAAAAACCATCATAATCCAGGTCCGGAGCTATATAAGCAATCTTGTTTTGTCTCCCAAATGTTTGGTAATACCTCTTTAGCAAGTCGCATCAGAATCGAAGATGCCTATCCTGATCCCAATGCTCCGCTCAAGATCGAAGAACGCAATGGTGTTGCTATTGACCGGGTCTATGGCTCAGTAGCTGTCGGGCCTTTCAATTATCAAGTCTGCACAGCCGGAGCCTTTCGGACCAAAATTCACCTCAAAAACTTCGCTCTGCCTCAGTTGGGCTTGATTGGGTTGGTGTTACGGGATCTCAATGACGGCTGGTTTGGGTTGGGGTTTGCCAAATCGCGGGGTTTGGGATTGGTCGAAGTGCAGTTGAATGCGGCAGTGGTGCAGTATCCCGGTTGTGTGCTCCGTGAAGATGGATGCATTAGTGGGATTGGGAGTGAAGTCTCATGGGCCAGGAATATGTTATTAGGTGCTGGTATGTTTCTCTCTGATAAGGAGAGAGAACCTTATGGATTTCCAGCAAATGATTGTCAGGAAGTTCCCGTGGTGGCTGGAGTTATGCCTCTAGGTTTTGGTGTCCAGTTGACTTGGCAGGGAGCAGAACAGGTTCCTAACCTTTTTACCCGAGCGGTGGATGCCTGGAAGCAAGTCATAACTGGAGCAGTGCGATGA